The stretch of DNA ATAATCATTAATTAATTGCTCAACATAAGATACAAGCCCAGTTGCTGAAACTTTAACACCTATTTTTCTTGCAATTCTACTTTTTGTTGTTCCTTCAAGATTTCCACCTAATAAAACTTCATAACCTTCAACTCTTTCACCTTCATGTCTAATCATTGCACCAACAAATCCAATATCAGAAATTTGTGGATGAGAACAAGCATTTCCACATCCAGAGATTGCCATTGTTACATCTTCTTTAAAATCAGGAAATTTATTTTCTAATTCAACTAAAAATTTCTTAGCAAACTCTTTAGTTTCTGTAATACCAAATTTACAAAACTCTTTTCCTGTACAAGATTGTAATCTTGCTCTAAATGGAGTTGGTTTGTATGGATATCCTAAATCAGCAAATTCATCTGCTAAATTTTGAGCTACCTCATCTTTTACTCCATAAACTATGAAGTTTTGTGTTGCAGTGATTGTAATTCCACCTGCATTATATTTTTTACAAATATCATACATTGCTTGAAAATCTTCCCCAGCAACTCTTCCTGAATTTGTTGCAAATCCAACATAAGACTCACCAGTTTGTTTTGCTTTATTGATTCCAAAATGATTTCTATTTTCAGAAGATGTAATTTTTGGTTCAACTAAACCTTCTTGTAAAGAATATCCAATTACTTTTTCAATTTCTGCTACGAATTTTTCAATTCCCCAATCATTTAAAAGATGTCTTACTCTTGCTTTATTTCTATTATCTCTATTTCCATTATCTCTGAAAATCTCTGCACAAGCAACAGCAACATCTTGAACTTGTTCAGGTTTTACATATCTAGAAGCTCTTGTAGCTATTTGTTTTGATTTTGATAAACCTCCACCAATAGTTAAATCAAATAAAACTTCTCCAGACTCTGTTTTAAATGCAGTAAAAGCAACATCTTGGATTTCATGTGAAGCACAATGACATGCACATCCACTAATACCTATTTTATATTTTCTAGGAAAATTACAAAATCTATTATCATTTTTATTAAAATATGCGTCTACACTTTTTACAAGTTCCCTTGCATCAAAAATTTCATTTTTATCAATTCCACCAACTGGACATGTCATGATTGGTCTTGGTCCATCACCTGATGCCATTCTTGAAGTTAATCCAACTGAATCTAATAATTTAAAAATCTCTGGCATATCTTTTATTTGAATATAATGAAATTGTACATTTTGTCTATTTGTAAAATCAACTAAACCTTGAGCATAATCTTGACCTATTTTTGCCATAACTCCTAATTGCTCTAAATTCATACTTGTATCAATTAGTTTTATTCTTTTCATAAAATATTTTTTATCTTCAGTGCCATCTGTATTTACATGTGGGTACATTCCATACCATTTTAATAAACCAATATATTCAGAACTTAAAGGAATCCCATCACATGCTTCTTTATATATATCGTCAATAACTCTTAATGGATTTCTTGAAGCTTTTAATTGTTCTAGTGCTGATAACTCTTTTGCCATCTTTTTTCTCCTATTATTTAAAGATATTGATATTATCTTTAAATCTCTTTATTTTCAAAATTATATCCTATTTTTATAAAAGATAAATAAAATTAATCCTGATTAAAATACTATGGTTTAAAATTGTTTTTTTTATTTGATTTCCTTTATCATTATATATAATAAAAAATCTTAATAAAATTTATTTATCCTCTATAAATCCCATAAATAGCCACTTAGTAGAAGTAAAATTATTTTTAAGATTTCTTTCAGGATATTTCTTTTTTTTATGGTTTATAATTGCAACATAGAATAAGAATTAAAGCATAAGTATTTAATTTGACTTCCTAGAGTCTTATTCTATCTAAAATTTTCGGGAGAATAAATTGGGTGATTCATCTTCAAGTGAACCAATTATAAACTTTGTACATTTTCTAGACCTTTTAAAACAATTGATAAGAGTTCCATCAGTAACTGGTGCTGAACACTCTTTTTTATTATATTTAAAAAGAGAATTAGAAGAAATTGGTATAAAAACACAATATTACGATGGACTATTAGTTGCACAAGGTAAAAATCCTACAAAAGGTATGCTTAGTGCACATATTGATAGACATGGCGTTATTTGTACAGGTCCAAATGAATTCCAATTTGCTGCCTTTCTTGCAAAAAATCGTTCTGATTTAAGAGGAAATTCTTTATCTGAACAAACTTATCAACTAATTGCCAAAAGATATATAAATCAACAAGTTCAAGCTTATGAACCTTGGAGTGGAAGTTATTTAGGAATTGGTCAAATTTCTGATGTTTTTATGAGTGAAGAGGTTAATAACCTTGTTTTTAAAATTGATGGTTTATCTCATTTACAACCAGGAACACCAATTGCATTTAGTGATAAACTTAAACGTGAAGATGATTTAATTTCTGCTCAACTTGATAATGTTATTAGTGCAGCCATGATTATCTATTTATATCAAAATGGATTTCAAGGAACTGCATTTTTTACAGCACAAGAAGAAGCTGGAAAATCATGGAGATATGTTTATGAATGGTTTAGAAAGAATAAAGTAACAACAAATGAATTGTTAGTTTTGGATACAAGTCCTTATGATAGTAGAGTTGAAGCAGATGTTCAACAAGTAGTTTTAAGAAATAGAGATGCAAATGCTAGATTTAAATCTCCTGTTTTAAAACAATTAAAAAACTTTTGTCATAAAAATGAAATTGATTTTTCATGTAAAGATACTTTTATTCAAGAAAAAAACAAAGTAAGAAAAGAAAAAAATTTACCTTTACTTACTCTTGGAAGTACAGAACTTGGAAGAATTGTAATGGAATCAAAAGGTTCTATTCAAGGTGCAACTTTACAAATACCAACAACGGGTTATCATACAGTAGAAGAAACAGCTTCAATTAAGTCTGTTAAAGCAATTTTATATATATTAAGCAGTTTATATATTGATAAAAAGCCTAATATAAAAGCAATTTAAAACCAAAATATATTAATTAGAGGAATTAAAAGTTATGGATTTAGCTATTATTTATGAATTAAGAGCAAATAATATTAGTGAAGAGCATATAGAATTAATTATGGATAGAGTAAAAAATAGATTGACGGAAGAGAATATTGATAAAGAACTTCAAAAACTAGGTTATTCAAAAATATTTACAGTAGATTATGATGAATATGATAACTACGATTTTAACGATGACTACGGTTCAAACCACAAGGGAAATCATGAAGAAATTGACTAATAAAGAGTTAGTAAAATTATATTATACAGAGTTATGGAACAAGCAAAACAAAGACTATATTGACATCTTATTTGATGATAATATAACTTTTCATGGTT from Arcobacter suis CECT 7833 encodes:
- a CDS encoding nitrite/sulfite reductase; the encoded protein is MAKELSALEQLKASRNPLRVIDDIYKEACDGIPLSSEYIGLLKWYGMYPHVNTDGTEDKKYFMKRIKLIDTSMNLEQLGVMAKIGQDYAQGLVDFTNRQNVQFHYIQIKDMPEIFKLLDSVGLTSRMASGDGPRPIMTCPVGGIDKNEIFDARELVKSVDAYFNKNDNRFCNFPRKYKIGISGCACHCASHEIQDVAFTAFKTESGEVLFDLTIGGGLSKSKQIATRASRYVKPEQVQDVAVACAEIFRDNGNRDNRNKARVRHLLNDWGIEKFVAEIEKVIGYSLQEGLVEPKITSSENRNHFGINKAKQTGESYVGFATNSGRVAGEDFQAMYDICKKYNAGGITITATQNFIVYGVKDEVAQNLADEFADLGYPYKPTPFRARLQSCTGKEFCKFGITETKEFAKKFLVELENKFPDFKEDVTMAISGCGNACSHPQISDIGFVGAMIRHEGERVEGYEVLLGGNLEGTTKSRIARKIGVKVSATGLVSYVEQLINDYKADNLGQKRFKDYLAVLQPSGVVEDND
- a CDS encoding peptidase M42, translated to MGDSSSSEPIINFVHFLDLLKQLIRVPSVTGAEHSFLLYLKRELEEIGIKTQYYDGLLVAQGKNPTKGMLSAHIDRHGVICTGPNEFQFAAFLAKNRSDLRGNSLSEQTYQLIAKRYINQQVQAYEPWSGSYLGIGQISDVFMSEEVNNLVFKIDGLSHLQPGTPIAFSDKLKREDDLISAQLDNVISAAMIIYLYQNGFQGTAFFTAQEEAGKSWRYVYEWFRKNKVTTNELLVLDTSPYDSRVEADVQQVVLRNRDANARFKSPVLKQLKNFCHKNEIDFSCKDTFIQEKNKVRKEKNLPLLTLGSTELGRIVMESKGSIQGATLQIPTTGYHTVEETASIKSVKAILYILSSLYIDKKPNIKAI